From one Mustela nigripes isolate SB6536 chromosome 16, MUSNIG.SB6536, whole genome shotgun sequence genomic stretch:
- the LOC132004104 gene encoding transmembrane ascorbate-dependent reductase CYB561 isoform X1 codes for MKHSRSPECEVLFPVGLTSGDFSFGGVSGRSMDSRAGLAATPGALPYYVAFSQLLGLTVVAMTGAWLGLYRGGIAWEGALQFNVHPLSMVIGLIFLQGDALLVYRVFRNETKRTTKVLHGLLHVFALVIALVGVVAVFDYHRKKGYADLYSLHSWCGLLVLVLYFVQWLVGLSFFLFPRASFSLRSRYRPQHVFFGAAIFLLSVGTALLGLKEALLFKLGAKYSTFEAEGVLANVLGLLLVGFGVTVLYILTRSDWKRPPQAEEQALSMDFKTLTEGDSPGSQ; via the exons ATGAAACACAGCAGAAGCCCTGAATGCGAGGTGCTGTTCCCTGTAGGGCTCACTTCTGGTGACTTTAGTTTTGGAGGCGTCAG CGGCCGCAGCATGGACAGTCGGGCCGGCCTGGCAGCCACGCCCGGAGCGCTGCCTTACTACGTGGCTTTCTCCCAGCTGCTGGGCCTGACTGTGGTGGCCATGACGGGGGCTTGGCTCGGTCTGTACAGGGGCGGCATCGCCTGGGAGGGCGCCCTGCAGTTTAACGTGCACCCGCTCTCCATGGTCATAGGCCTGATCTTCCTGCAGGGAGACG CCTTGCTGGTTTACCGGGTCTTCAGGAATGAGACCAAACGCACAACCAAGGTCCTGCACGGGCTGCTGCACGTCTTCGCGCTCGTCATCGCCCTGGTGG GCGTGGTGGCCGTGTTCGACTACCACCGGAAGAAGGGCTACGCGGACCTGTACAGCCTGCACAGCTGGTGTGGCCTCCTCGTGTTGGTTCTCTACTTCGTGCAG TGGCTCGTGGGCTTGAGCTTCTTCCTGTTCCCCCGAGCTTCGTTTTCCCTGCGGAGCCGCTACCGCCCACAGCACGTCTTCTTCGGCGCCGCCATCTTCCTCCTGTCCGTGGGCACCGCCCTGCTGGGCCTGAAGGAGGCGCTGCTGTTCAAACTTGG GGCCAAGTACAGCACGTTTGAGGCTGAGGGTGTCCTGGCCAACGTGCTGGGCTTGCTGCTGGTCGGCTTCGGGGTGACCGTGCTCTACATCTTGACTCGCTCTGACTGGAAGCGGCCACCCCAGGCGGAGGAACAGGCCCTCTCCATGGACTTCAAGACGCTGACAGAAGGCGACAGCCCCGGCTCCCAGTGA
- the LOC132004104 gene encoding transmembrane ascorbate-dependent reductase CYB561 isoform X5 gives MDSRAGLAATPGALPYYVAFSQLLGLTVVAMTGAWLGLYRGGIAWEGALQFNVHPLSMVIGLIFLQGDALLVYRVFRNETKRTTKVLHGLLHVFALVIALVGVVAVFDYHRKKGYADLYSLHSWCGLLVLVLYFVQWLVGLSFFLFPRASFSLRSRYRPQHVFFGAAIFLLSVGTALLGLKEALLFKLGAKYSTFEAEGVLANVLGLLLVGFGVTVLYILTRSDWKRPPQAEEQALSMDFKTLTEGDSPGSQ, from the exons ATGGACAGTCGGGCCGGCCTGGCAGCCACGCCCGGAGCGCTGCCTTACTACGTGGCTTTCTCCCAGCTGCTGGGCCTGACTGTGGTGGCCATGACGGGGGCTTGGCTCGGTCTGTACAGGGGCGGCATCGCCTGGGAGGGCGCCCTGCAGTTTAACGTGCACCCGCTCTCCATGGTCATAGGCCTGATCTTCCTGCAGGGAGACG CCTTGCTGGTTTACCGGGTCTTCAGGAATGAGACCAAACGCACAACCAAGGTCCTGCACGGGCTGCTGCACGTCTTCGCGCTCGTCATCGCCCTGGTGG GCGTGGTGGCCGTGTTCGACTACCACCGGAAGAAGGGCTACGCGGACCTGTACAGCCTGCACAGCTGGTGTGGCCTCCTCGTGTTGGTTCTCTACTTCGTGCAG TGGCTCGTGGGCTTGAGCTTCTTCCTGTTCCCCCGAGCTTCGTTTTCCCTGCGGAGCCGCTACCGCCCACAGCACGTCTTCTTCGGCGCCGCCATCTTCCTCCTGTCCGTGGGCACCGCCCTGCTGGGCCTGAAGGAGGCGCTGCTGTTCAAACTTGG GGCCAAGTACAGCACGTTTGAGGCTGAGGGTGTCCTGGCCAACGTGCTGGGCTTGCTGCTGGTCGGCTTCGGGGTGACCGTGCTCTACATCTTGACTCGCTCTGACTGGAAGCGGCCACCCCAGGCGGAGGAACAGGCCCTCTCCATGGACTTCAAGACGCTGACAGAAGGCGACAGCCCCGGCTCCCAGTGA
- the LOC132004104 gene encoding transmembrane ascorbate-dependent reductase CYB561 isoform X4, with translation MPSGRSMDSRAGLAATPGALPYYVAFSQLLGLTVVAMTGAWLGLYRGGIAWEGALQFNVHPLSMVIGLIFLQGDALLVYRVFRNETKRTTKVLHGLLHVFALVIALVGVVAVFDYHRKKGYADLYSLHSWCGLLVLVLYFVQWLVGLSFFLFPRASFSLRSRYRPQHVFFGAAIFLLSVGTALLGLKEALLFKLGAKYSTFEAEGVLANVLGLLLVGFGVTVLYILTRSDWKRPPQAEEQALSMDFKTLTEGDSPGSQ, from the exons ATGCCAAG CGGCCGCAGCATGGACAGTCGGGCCGGCCTGGCAGCCACGCCCGGAGCGCTGCCTTACTACGTGGCTTTCTCCCAGCTGCTGGGCCTGACTGTGGTGGCCATGACGGGGGCTTGGCTCGGTCTGTACAGGGGCGGCATCGCCTGGGAGGGCGCCCTGCAGTTTAACGTGCACCCGCTCTCCATGGTCATAGGCCTGATCTTCCTGCAGGGAGACG CCTTGCTGGTTTACCGGGTCTTCAGGAATGAGACCAAACGCACAACCAAGGTCCTGCACGGGCTGCTGCACGTCTTCGCGCTCGTCATCGCCCTGGTGG GCGTGGTGGCCGTGTTCGACTACCACCGGAAGAAGGGCTACGCGGACCTGTACAGCCTGCACAGCTGGTGTGGCCTCCTCGTGTTGGTTCTCTACTTCGTGCAG TGGCTCGTGGGCTTGAGCTTCTTCCTGTTCCCCCGAGCTTCGTTTTCCCTGCGGAGCCGCTACCGCCCACAGCACGTCTTCTTCGGCGCCGCCATCTTCCTCCTGTCCGTGGGCACCGCCCTGCTGGGCCTGAAGGAGGCGCTGCTGTTCAAACTTGG GGCCAAGTACAGCACGTTTGAGGCTGAGGGTGTCCTGGCCAACGTGCTGGGCTTGCTGCTGGTCGGCTTCGGGGTGACCGTGCTCTACATCTTGACTCGCTCTGACTGGAAGCGGCCACCCCAGGCGGAGGAACAGGCCCTCTCCATGGACTTCAAGACGCTGACAGAAGGCGACAGCCCCGGCTCCCAGTGA
- the LOC132004104 gene encoding transmembrane ascorbate-dependent reductase CYB561 isoform X3 translates to MPSSGRSMDSRAGLAATPGALPYYVAFSQLLGLTVVAMTGAWLGLYRGGIAWEGALQFNVHPLSMVIGLIFLQGDALLVYRVFRNETKRTTKVLHGLLHVFALVIALVGVVAVFDYHRKKGYADLYSLHSWCGLLVLVLYFVQWLVGLSFFLFPRASFSLRSRYRPQHVFFGAAIFLLSVGTALLGLKEALLFKLGAKYSTFEAEGVLANVLGLLLVGFGVTVLYILTRSDWKRPPQAEEQALSMDFKTLTEGDSPGSQ, encoded by the exons ATGCCAAG CAGCGGCCGCAGCATGGACAGTCGGGCCGGCCTGGCAGCCACGCCCGGAGCGCTGCCTTACTACGTGGCTTTCTCCCAGCTGCTGGGCCTGACTGTGGTGGCCATGACGGGGGCTTGGCTCGGTCTGTACAGGGGCGGCATCGCCTGGGAGGGCGCCCTGCAGTTTAACGTGCACCCGCTCTCCATGGTCATAGGCCTGATCTTCCTGCAGGGAGACG CCTTGCTGGTTTACCGGGTCTTCAGGAATGAGACCAAACGCACAACCAAGGTCCTGCACGGGCTGCTGCACGTCTTCGCGCTCGTCATCGCCCTGGTGG GCGTGGTGGCCGTGTTCGACTACCACCGGAAGAAGGGCTACGCGGACCTGTACAGCCTGCACAGCTGGTGTGGCCTCCTCGTGTTGGTTCTCTACTTCGTGCAG TGGCTCGTGGGCTTGAGCTTCTTCCTGTTCCCCCGAGCTTCGTTTTCCCTGCGGAGCCGCTACCGCCCACAGCACGTCTTCTTCGGCGCCGCCATCTTCCTCCTGTCCGTGGGCACCGCCCTGCTGGGCCTGAAGGAGGCGCTGCTGTTCAAACTTGG GGCCAAGTACAGCACGTTTGAGGCTGAGGGTGTCCTGGCCAACGTGCTGGGCTTGCTGCTGGTCGGCTTCGGGGTGACCGTGCTCTACATCTTGACTCGCTCTGACTGGAAGCGGCCACCCCAGGCGGAGGAACAGGCCCTCTCCATGGACTTCAAGACGCTGACAGAAGGCGACAGCCCCGGCTCCCAGTGA
- the LOC132004104 gene encoding transmembrane ascorbate-dependent reductase CYB561 isoform X2: MKHSRSPECEVLFPVGLTSGDFSFGGVSSGRSMDSRAGLAATPGALPYYVAFSQLLGLTVVAMTGAWLGLYRGGIAWEGALQFNVHPLSMVIGLIFLQGDALLVYRVFRNETKRTTKVLHGLLHVFALVIALVGVVAVFDYHRKKGYADLYSLHSWCGLLVLVLYFVQWLVGLSFFLFPRASFSLRSRYRPQHVFFGAAIFLLSVGTALLGLKEALLFKLGAKYSTFEAEGVLANVLGLLLVGFGVTVLYILTRSDWKRPPQAEEQALSMDFKTLTEGDSPGSQ; the protein is encoded by the exons ATGAAACACAGCAGAAGCCCTGAATGCGAGGTGCTGTTCCCTGTAGGGCTCACTTCTGGTGACTTTAGTTTTGGAGGCGTCAG CAGCGGCCGCAGCATGGACAGTCGGGCCGGCCTGGCAGCCACGCCCGGAGCGCTGCCTTACTACGTGGCTTTCTCCCAGCTGCTGGGCCTGACTGTGGTGGCCATGACGGGGGCTTGGCTCGGTCTGTACAGGGGCGGCATCGCCTGGGAGGGCGCCCTGCAGTTTAACGTGCACCCGCTCTCCATGGTCATAGGCCTGATCTTCCTGCAGGGAGACG CCTTGCTGGTTTACCGGGTCTTCAGGAATGAGACCAAACGCACAACCAAGGTCCTGCACGGGCTGCTGCACGTCTTCGCGCTCGTCATCGCCCTGGTGG GCGTGGTGGCCGTGTTCGACTACCACCGGAAGAAGGGCTACGCGGACCTGTACAGCCTGCACAGCTGGTGTGGCCTCCTCGTGTTGGTTCTCTACTTCGTGCAG TGGCTCGTGGGCTTGAGCTTCTTCCTGTTCCCCCGAGCTTCGTTTTCCCTGCGGAGCCGCTACCGCCCACAGCACGTCTTCTTCGGCGCCGCCATCTTCCTCCTGTCCGTGGGCACCGCCCTGCTGGGCCTGAAGGAGGCGCTGCTGTTCAAACTTGG GGCCAAGTACAGCACGTTTGAGGCTGAGGGTGTCCTGGCCAACGTGCTGGGCTTGCTGCTGGTCGGCTTCGGGGTGACCGTGCTCTACATCTTGACTCGCTCTGACTGGAAGCGGCCACCCCAGGCGGAGGAACAGGCCCTCTCCATGGACTTCAAGACGCTGACAGAAGGCGACAGCCCCGGCTCCCAGTGA